From the Zonotrichia leucophrys gambelii isolate GWCS_2022_RI unplaced genomic scaffold, RI_Zleu_2.0 Scaffold_129_128886, whole genome shotgun sequence genome, the window ccaggcaggtgaggagggagtcagtgcccctttccccctctcttctgctccatctcccagcccaacATGGCCCCCAGCTGCAGAACAACCCTTCTGCCAACGCCATCCTGccggggatgcactggggggatctcgTTACCTTTCCCTCTGGCACGGGGGCAAATCCCATtctctccttgtctttcctcccccagagaaggtgctgaggatggagaccagggaggacaaatccccATGGCAGAACCTGGAGGAAGAGGCCATTTTGAGCAGCTCCATGACACAGGAATTCAATGGGGAGGATAATTCCCAGAGATTTCAAAGGAAGAGGGGctccaaactcagcccagggtGCGCTGAGGAGGAAAGAGCCACCCTGAGTCAGGAAGGTGGAGAAAGCTTcagccagagcacagagctggtggttcgtgagcagcttcatgatagggagaagccccacaagtgcttggagtgtgagaagagcttcaggcagcgCAGCACCCtgatctgccaccagatgatccacaccggggaatggccctacgagtgtggggagtgtgggaagggcttcagttACAGGTCCACCCTTGTgacccaccaacgcatccacaccggggagaggccctacgagtgtcccgaGTGCCAGAAGAGCTTTCAGATAAGCTCTGATCTCCTCAGGCACCAGCTCattcacactggggagaggcctttctgctgccctgagtgtgggaagggcttcaagcgcaAGTCCCACCTCATCATccaccagcgcatccacactggggagaggccctacgagtgccccacctgtgggaagaggtttcagaccagctcaaACCTCCATCTGCATGAGCGGATTCACACAGAGGggaggcccttccgctgccctgactgtgggaagggattcaAGCATAAGTTCACCCTCATCAGgcaccagcgcatccacacaggggagaggcccttccagTGTCTCCAGTCTGGGAAGAGTTTCACCCAGCGCTCTGACTTGACCAGTCATGAATGGAACCACCGGTAAGGGACGTTCTATCAGTGCCCCAACAGCAGAAGAGCTtcatgcccagctccagcttcatcccTCATTGGAGGACCCATATTGGAAAGAGCCCTGGTGATCCATGTTCCCCATGATCCATGCTAGGAAGacacctgtcccttttcctgcccctgccaatgacatgatgtgggatggaagaACATGAGGGTCTGGCCATGGCCCTGCCATTACATTCACTCCTACCTCAGAACATTGCCcggggcaggaaagggactctTTCTCACCCCAGGGAGAAGGGTGTCCTTTGCAGACAGGAGGAAATACATTGCCATGAAGAGCCAATTGTTGATGTTTTAGTTTTCTCTGCAAATAGTTTTACTTATctcttctgttatcaatattgttTTTGTTCCTCTTTGGTCCTTATCTCGTTGCTGTTCCCAGTAAATGGTTtttatcccagcccaggatctttgccttttgtgctttccatgggaggcagTGAGGGCAACGCGGTTTTAGTGGGATCAGAAAACTGGGGTATCCCATTCTTGAACCCCGGCCTGTGGAAACCGAgaatcccagctggtcccagccctggtggccatggcaacagccttgggagcgggtccctggctggggctgtgggaacctcttccctctggtgcccaggaacaggagtggagggaacggctgcagctgagtcggggcaggctcaggttggatgtcaggaaaaggtttttgcccagaggctgctggggccctgcccaggctccccagggaagggtcccagctccagggctctctgagctgcagcagcgtttggacagcactaccaggcccaggctggcattgttggggtgtcctgtgcagggccagcagttggactggaggatcgtgatgggtccctcccagctcagccaattctgtggttctgggatcccatgagcccGGGGATGGGGCTGCAAATGGTTGCCATGACaatgggctgtggctgcaggcctgagcgtgtgtccatggcaaccacccctggcatggggtctccatggagctgcaaAGGG encodes:
- the LOC135460934 gene encoding zinc finger protein 660-like; translated protein: MWNFLERTVEIQISNSTRNVTLENPRTYFYSSSDTCQFSSPLFRGCCGVLVYEATTFTMAIFFSNPLDYNRFAMELGLELSLLKAHLGSLEDTYSRMSQMRTSFTTNGSTACCHVTLDTCQEPVQNFPFLKLSQMEGETERKRKMPQDTQAEKVLRMETREDKSPWQNLEEEAILSSSMTQEFNGEDNSQRFQRKRGSKLSPGCAEEERATLSQEGGESFSQSTELVVREQLHDREKPHKCLECEKSFRQRSTLICHQMIHTGEWPYECGECGKGFSYRSTLVTHQRIHTGERPYECPECQKSFQISSDLLRHQLIHTGERPFCCPECGKGFKRKSHLIIHQRIHTGERPYECPTCGKRFQTSSNLHLHERIHTEGRPFRCPDCGKGFKHKFTLIRHQRIHTGERPFQCLQSGKSFTQRSDLTSHEWNHR